In Neisseria dentiae, one DNA window encodes the following:
- a CDS encoding metal ABC transporter solute-binding protein, Zn/Mn family, whose amino-acid sequence MKHWKTGLIAALVSGSLYAAPMNVVASFSILGDVAKQVGGERVAVQNLVGPDQDSHAYHITSGDIKKIRSAKLVLMNGLGLEGGDVQRAVKQSKVPYAEAAAGISALKAPEGGHAHDHDHGHDHDHGEYDPHVWTDPVLMQTYAQNVANALIKADPQGAAYYRQRLTAYQGELKKLHADAQKSFAAIPQNQRKVLTGHDAFAYMGKRYNIRFIAPQGVNTSAEPSAKQVAAIIRQIKREGIKAVFAENIKDTRMVDRIAKETGVKPSGKLYSDALSKNAPANSYVNMYRYNVRALSDAMK is encoded by the coding sequence ATGAAACATTGGAAAACCGGCCTGATTGCCGCACTCGTATCCGGCAGCCTCTACGCCGCCCCCATGAACGTGGTCGCCAGCTTCAGCATTTTGGGCGACGTTGCCAAACAAGTAGGCGGCGAGCGCGTGGCCGTGCAGAATTTGGTCGGCCCCGACCAAGATTCGCACGCCTACCACATCACCAGCGGCGACATCAAAAAAATCCGCAGCGCCAAACTGGTGCTGATGAACGGTTTGGGCCTCGAGGGCGGCGACGTGCAACGCGCCGTGAAGCAAAGCAAAGTGCCCTATGCCGAAGCAGCGGCAGGCATCTCCGCCCTCAAAGCCCCCGAAGGCGGCCACGCGCACGACCATGATCACGGCCACGACCACGATCACGGCGAATACGACCCCCACGTTTGGACCGACCCCGTGCTGATGCAAACCTACGCCCAAAACGTTGCCAACGCCCTGATCAAAGCCGACCCGCAAGGCGCGGCCTATTACCGCCAACGCCTTACCGCCTATCAGGGCGAACTGAAAAAACTCCACGCCGACGCACAGAAATCGTTTGCCGCCATCCCGCAAAACCAACGCAAAGTGCTCACCGGCCACGACGCTTTCGCCTATATGGGCAAACGCTACAACATCCGCTTTATCGCCCCGCAGGGTGTGAACACCTCTGCCGAACCGTCGGCCAAACAGGTGGCGGCCATCATCCGCCAGATCAAACGCGAAGGCATCAAAGCCGTGTTTGCCGAAAACATCAAAGACACCCGCATGGTTGACCGCATCGCCAAAGAAACCGGCGTGAAGCCCAGCGGCAAGCTCTACTCCGACGCGCTGAGCAAAAACGCCCCTGCCAACAGCTATGTGAATATGTACCGCTACAACGTGCGCGCATTGAGCGATGCCATGAAATAA
- a CDS encoding NADP(H)-dependent aldo-keto reductase has product MEKRELGKSGIMVSKICLGTMTWGEQNTEAQAHEQLDYALANGVNFIDTAEMYPVPPCQETYTRTEQYIGNWIKRRGRRDDFVLASKVAGPTGANNLDSYIRGGNDFSRAQIIEACEASLKRLNTDYLDLYQLHWPERQVNFFGKLGVSALAENERFTPINEIVDTLGELVRQGKIRAFGLSNETPWGTMRYLNRHEANPELPRAVSVQNPYNLLNRSYEVGMSEISLRENIPLLAYSPLACGVLSGKYRHGAMPENSRLALFERFKRYTKPQGFAAVERYAKIAEDAGLSLTALSLAFVTGRAFVASNIIGATTLEQLRENIASAEVVLPDDVLEAVDAVHAEISNPCP; this is encoded by the coding sequence ATGGAAAAGCGCGAACTCGGCAAAAGCGGCATCATGGTCAGCAAAATCTGCTTGGGCACCATGACCTGGGGCGAGCAAAACACCGAAGCGCAGGCGCACGAACAGCTGGATTATGCGCTGGCCAACGGCGTAAACTTTATCGACACCGCCGAAATGTATCCCGTGCCGCCGTGCCAAGAAACCTACACCCGCACCGAACAATATATCGGTAACTGGATCAAGCGGCGGGGCAGGCGCGATGATTTCGTGCTGGCCAGCAAAGTCGCCGGCCCCACCGGAGCCAATAACCTCGACAGCTACATCCGCGGCGGCAACGATTTTTCGCGCGCGCAGATTATCGAAGCCTGCGAAGCCAGTCTCAAACGGCTCAACACCGATTATCTCGATTTATACCAGCTGCACTGGCCGGAGCGGCAGGTAAACTTTTTCGGCAAACTCGGCGTGTCGGCGCTGGCCGAAAACGAACGGTTCACGCCGATAAACGAAATTGTCGATACCTTGGGCGAACTGGTACGGCAGGGGAAAATCCGCGCGTTCGGATTATCCAACGAAACCCCGTGGGGCACGATGCGCTATCTGAACCGGCACGAAGCAAACCCCGAACTGCCGCGCGCCGTCTCGGTGCAAAACCCCTACAACCTGCTCAACCGCAGCTACGAAGTGGGCATGAGCGAAATTTCACTGCGCGAAAACATTCCGCTGCTGGCTTATTCGCCGCTGGCCTGCGGCGTGTTGAGCGGAAAATACCGCCACGGCGCCATGCCGGAAAACAGCCGTTTGGCCTTATTCGAGCGCTTCAAACGCTATACCAAGCCGCAAGGTTTCGCGGCGGTGGAACGCTACGCAAAAATCGCCGAAGACGCCGGTTTGAGCCTCACCGCCCTGTCGCTGGCCTTCGTAACCGGCAGGGCTTTTGTGGCCAGCAACATCATCGGCGCCACCACGTTGGAGCAATTGCGCGAAAACATCGCCAGCGCCGAAGTGGTATTGCCGGACGACGTGCTCGAAGCGGTGGATGCCGTACACGCCGAAATCAGCAATCCCTGTCCTTAA
- a CDS encoding metal ABC transporter ATP-binding protein, with the protein MSILVENLTVSYRRRPAVHHLNTEFADGCMCAVFGPNGAGKSTLLKAVMGLLKADTGTVRHVGLRRQDIAYLPQQSDIDRSQPISVFELAAMGLWYEIGFFGRVNAAQRKRVTEALERVEMADFADRQIAHLSNGQFQRVLFARMLAQNAKFLLLDEPFNAVDAKTTYALLDVLRRCHGSGQSVVAVLHDYEQVRAYFPETLLIARDKIAEGATEKVLTDTFLQQANAAMQRHETADWCETA; encoded by the coding sequence ATGAGCATTCTGGTTGAAAACCTCACCGTAAGCTACCGCCGCCGGCCGGCCGTCCACCATTTGAACACCGAGTTCGCCGACGGCTGTATGTGCGCCGTTTTCGGCCCCAACGGTGCGGGCAAATCCACTCTGCTCAAGGCGGTGATGGGCTTGCTCAAAGCCGACACCGGCACCGTGCGCCATGTCGGTTTGCGCCGCCAAGACATCGCCTATCTGCCGCAGCAGTCGGATATCGACCGCAGCCAGCCCATCAGCGTGTTTGAGCTGGCGGCAATGGGACTGTGGTATGAAATCGGCTTTTTCGGACGGGTGAACGCCGCGCAGCGCAAACGGGTGACGGAAGCATTGGAACGGGTGGAAATGGCCGATTTTGCCGACCGCCAGATTGCCCATCTTTCCAACGGCCAGTTCCAGCGCGTTTTGTTTGCGCGTATGTTGGCGCAGAATGCGAAATTTCTGCTGCTCGATGAACCGTTTAACGCGGTGGACGCCAAAACCACTTATGCCCTGCTCGATGTTTTGCGGCGCTGCCACGGCAGCGGCCAGTCTGTTGTGGCGGTGCTGCACGATTACGAGCAGGTGCGGGCGTATTTTCCCGAAACGCTGCTGATTGCCCGCGACAAAATCGCCGAAGGCGCCACCGAGAAAGTGTTAACCGACACCTTTCTGCAACAGGCCAACGCCGCCATGCAGCGGCATGAAACGGCAGATTGGTGCGAAACGGCCTGA
- a CDS encoding metal ABC transporter permease, with the protein MNLYELIIGPFAEFDFMRYALASVVCLAFSAAPVGVFLVMRRMSLIGDALSHAVLPGAAVGYMFAGLSMPVMSAGGFAAGMLMALLAGLASRFTSLKEDANFAAFYLSSLAIGVVLVSKNGSSVDLLHLLFGSVLAVDLPALQLIASAASVTIVALAVIYRPLVLESIDPLFLKSVNGKGGFWHVLFLVLVVMNLVAGFQALGTLMSVGLMMLPAITARLWAKNMGMLLLLAVLTALVCGFGGLLFSYYIEIPSGPAIILWCGAFYLVSVLLGLEGGIIPKWLRHKKHRRA; encoded by the coding sequence ATGAATCTTTACGAATTAATCATCGGGCCGTTTGCCGAATTCGACTTTATGCGCTATGCGCTCGCATCGGTGGTGTGCCTCGCGTTCAGCGCCGCGCCGGTGGGCGTGTTTCTGGTGATGCGCCGCATGAGCCTGATCGGCGACGCCTTAAGCCACGCCGTGCTGCCCGGTGCCGCCGTCGGCTATATGTTTGCCGGATTGAGTATGCCCGTTATGAGTGCGGGCGGCTTTGCGGCGGGTATGCTGATGGCGCTGCTTGCGGGTTTGGCCAGCCGCTTCACCTCGCTGAAAGAAGACGCCAATTTCGCTGCCTTTTATTTGAGCAGCCTGGCCATCGGCGTGGTGCTGGTAAGCAAAAACGGCAGCAGCGTCGATCTGCTGCACCTGCTGTTCGGCTCGGTGCTGGCCGTGGATTTGCCCGCGCTGCAACTGATTGCCTCAGCCGCCAGCGTTACCATCGTGGCATTGGCCGTGATTTACCGCCCGCTGGTGCTCGAAAGCATAGACCCGCTGTTTTTAAAATCGGTAAACGGCAAAGGCGGCTTCTGGCACGTTTTGTTTCTGGTGCTGGTGGTGATGAACCTGGTGGCGGGGTTTCAGGCTTTGGGCACGCTGATGTCGGTGGGGCTGATGATGCTGCCCGCCATCACCGCGCGCCTGTGGGCGAAAAATATGGGTATGCTTCTGCTGCTGGCGGTATTAACCGCTCTGGTGTGCGGCTTCGGCGGGCTGCTGTTTTCGTATTACATCGAAATCCCTTCCGGCCCCGCGATTATTTTGTGGTGCGGCGCGTTTTATCTGGTTTCGGTGCTGCTCGGTTTGGAAGGCGGCATCATTCCGAAATGGCTGCGCCACAAAAAACACCGCCGGGCTTGA
- the serC gene encoding phosphoserine transaminase produces MLPTPVYNFSAGPAVLPDAVLRTAQNEMLDYNGTGFPVMSMSHRSDVFMSILHHAEQDLRTLLDIPDNYKILFLQGGASSQFNMVVMNFANGFKRVDSVVTGNWSSVAHKQMGKLSDAEIHLAADGKALDYLDLPPENTWDIDRHSAFVHFASNETVNGLQYGELPRPGADMPPLVCDMSSDILSRRINVRDFGVIYAGAQKNIGPAGATVVIIREDLLERCSERVPDVWNYQTHINRQGMHNTPATYPIYIAGLVFRWLLAQGGVAQIETVNALKAAKLYNAIDSSGGFYINNIRPGARSKMNVVFGTQSPDLDQRFVQEADAAGLKLLQGYKSVGGMRASIYNAMPLQGVEALVGFMQDFQRRYG; encoded by the coding sequence ATGTTACCCACTCCCGTTTATAATTTTTCCGCCGGCCCCGCCGTGCTGCCCGATGCGGTGCTGCGCACCGCGCAAAATGAAATGCTCGATTACAACGGCACCGGCTTTCCCGTGATGAGCATGAGCCACCGCTCCGATGTGTTCATGAGCATCCTCCACCATGCCGAGCAGGATTTGCGCACGCTGCTGGATATTCCCGACAACTATAAAATCCTGTTTTTGCAAGGCGGCGCCAGCTCGCAGTTCAATATGGTGGTGATGAACTTCGCCAACGGATTCAAACGGGTGGATTCGGTGGTAACGGGCAATTGGTCGTCGGTGGCACACAAACAGATGGGCAAGCTTTCCGACGCCGAAATCCATCTCGCGGCCGACGGCAAGGCGCTCGACTATCTTGACCTGCCGCCCGAAAACACTTGGGATATCGACCGGCACTCGGCTTTCGTGCATTTCGCGAGCAACGAAACCGTAAACGGCCTGCAATACGGCGAACTGCCCCGGCCGGGTGCAGATATGCCGCCGCTGGTTTGCGATATGTCGAGCGATATTTTGTCGCGCCGCATCAACGTGCGCGATTTCGGCGTAATTTACGCCGGTGCGCAGAAAAACATCGGCCCGGCAGGCGCAACCGTGGTGATTATCCGCGAAGACCTGCTCGAGCGCTGCTCCGAGCGCGTGCCCGACGTGTGGAACTACCAAACCCACATCAACCGCCAGGGTATGCACAACACGCCCGCCACTTATCCCATCTATATCGCCGGGCTGGTGTTCCGCTGGCTGCTGGCGCAAGGCGGCGTGGCGCAGATAGAAACGGTAAACGCGCTGAAGGCCGCCAAACTCTACAACGCCATCGACAGCAGCGGCGGTTTCTACATCAACAACATCCGCCCCGGCGCCCGCTCGAAAATGAACGTGGTGTTCGGCACGCAAAGCCCCGATCTTGACCAACGCTTCGTTCAGGAAGCCGACGCCGCCGGCCTGAAACTGTTGCAGGGTTATAAATCGGTGGGCGGAATGCGCGCCAGTATCTACAACGCCATGCCCCTGCAAGGCGTGGAAGCGCTGGTTGGCTTTATGCAGGATTTCCAACGCCGCTACGGCTGA
- a CDS encoding alpha/beta hydrolase, with translation MNFAKLSSPFVLAAALAGVSGSVAAADYRNNPFTLVYDGAIRQNEAGKVNIRPVSYTVNGIKIAANVYTPANFNPNKQYPAIVVAHPNGGVKEQVAGLYAQKLAEQGYITIAANAAYQGASGGEPRQTDKPFNRINDVHGMVDFISQFKGVDTKRIGALGICGGGGYTFATAQSDKRIKSVATVSLFNTGLIRRNGMNDSAVATIQERLAKASQARNLLAKGEVQYEANADLTKITDEQIAQMPAGLYRDGAEYYGKTHFHPNSTPRYTTESLLDLMTWDATDQAELIDQPLLMIAGSAADTRYMTEQAFAKATGTKNKELVLIDGASHIETYWKPEYVKQISAKLTQFFGKTL, from the coding sequence ATGAATTTCGCCAAATTATCTTCACCTTTCGTTTTAGCCGCCGCCCTTGCCGGCGTTTCAGGCAGCGTGGCCGCCGCCGATTACCGCAACAACCCGTTTACCTTGGTGTACGACGGCGCCATCCGCCAAAACGAAGCGGGCAAGGTCAATATCCGCCCCGTTTCCTACACCGTCAACGGCATCAAAATCGCCGCCAATGTGTATACGCCGGCCAATTTCAACCCGAATAAACAGTATCCTGCGATTGTGGTTGCCCATCCCAACGGCGGCGTGAAAGAACAGGTGGCGGGCTTGTACGCGCAAAAATTGGCGGAGCAAGGCTATATTACGATTGCCGCCAATGCCGCTTATCAAGGCGCGAGCGGTGGCGAGCCGCGCCAAACCGACAAACCGTTTAACCGCATTAACGATGTTCACGGCATGGTGGATTTCATTAGCCAATTCAAAGGTGTAGATACCAAGCGTATCGGTGCATTGGGCATTTGCGGCGGCGGCGGTTACACCTTTGCCACCGCGCAAAGCGACAAACGCATTAAAAGCGTGGCAACGGTTAGCCTGTTCAATACGGGCTTAATCCGCCGTAACGGTATGAATGACAGCGCGGTTGCCACCATTCAAGAGCGTTTGGCAAAAGCCAGCCAAGCACGCAATCTGCTGGCAAAGGGTGAAGTGCAATATGAAGCCAATGCCGATTTAACCAAAATCACCGATGAACAAATCGCCCAAATGCCCGCGGGATTATATCGTGATGGTGCAGAATATTATGGCAAAACCCATTTCCACCCCAATTCAACGCCACGCTACACCACAGAAAGCTTATTGGATTTGATGACATGGGATGCAACCGACCAAGCCGAATTGATTGACCAACCCTTATTGATGATTGCAGGTTCGGCAGCCGATACGCGCTACATGACGGAACAAGCTTTTGCCAAGGCCACCGGCACGAAAAACAAAGAGTTGGTTTTGATTGACGGCGCAAGCCATATCGAAACCTATTGGAAACCCGAATATGTGAAACAAATCAGCGCGAAATTAACGCAGTTCTTCGGCAAAACCTTATAG
- a CDS encoding M14 family metallopeptidase, giving the protein MKISTQFDAGAVTVIDVENPADIRLQLRPDNASDFAQWFYFRLQGAAYQNCVMHFENAASAAYPAGWEDYQAVASYDRQNWFRVPTRYENGVLTIEHTPLSNSVYYAYFEPYSYEQHLNLLGDAQGSGLCQIDDLGSTVEGRDINLLTIGNQAASDLKVWVTARQHPGETMAEWFVEGLLARLLDPQDPTARALLDQATFYIVPNMNPDGSVRGNLRTNAAGANLNREWQNPTVARSPEVYYVREKMLETGVDLFLDIHGDETIPFVFVAGTEGVPSYNGRIAELETRFKNAFAAASPDFQDEHGYAKDAPGQANMTMATAWVGEQFKCLAYTLEMPFKDNDNLPDDDFGWNGQRSLRLGEAALSAILSVLPQLR; this is encoded by the coding sequence ATGAAAATCAGCACCCAGTTCGATGCCGGCGCCGTAACCGTAATCGATGTGGAAAACCCCGCCGATATCCGCCTGCAACTGCGCCCCGACAACGCCTCCGATTTCGCCCAATGGTTTTATTTCCGCCTACAGGGCGCGGCTTATCAGAATTGCGTGATGCACTTTGAAAACGCCGCTTCCGCCGCCTATCCCGCCGGTTGGGAAGACTATCAGGCCGTGGCTTCCTACGACCGCCAAAACTGGTTCCGCGTGCCTACCCGCTACGAAAACGGCGTGCTTACCATCGAACACACGCCGCTGTCCAACAGCGTGTATTACGCCTATTTCGAACCGTATTCCTACGAGCAGCACCTCAACCTGCTCGGCGACGCGCAAGGCAGCGGGCTGTGCCAGATAGACGACTTGGGCAGCACCGTGGAGGGCCGCGACATCAACCTGCTCACCATCGGCAATCAGGCCGCCAGCGATTTGAAAGTGTGGGTAACCGCCCGCCAGCACCCCGGCGAAACCATGGCCGAATGGTTCGTAGAAGGCCTGCTCGCGCGCCTGCTCGACCCGCAAGACCCCACCGCCCGCGCGCTGCTCGACCAAGCCACGTTCTACATCGTGCCCAATATGAACCCCGACGGCTCCGTGCGCGGCAACCTGCGCACCAATGCCGCCGGCGCCAACCTCAACCGCGAATGGCAAAACCCGACTGTGGCGCGCAGCCCCGAAGTTTATTATGTGCGCGAAAAAATGCTAGAAACCGGCGTGGATTTGTTTTTAGACATCCATGGCGACGAAACCATACCTTTCGTGTTTGTGGCGGGCACCGAAGGCGTGCCCTCGTATAACGGCCGCATCGCCGAACTGGAAACCCGCTTCAAAAACGCCTTCGCCGCCGCCAGCCCCGATTTCCAAGACGAACACGGCTACGCGAAAGACGCGCCCGGCCAAGCCAATATGACCATGGCCACCGCCTGGGTGGGCGAACAGTTCAAATGCCTGGCCTACACGCTGGAGATGCCGTTTAAAGACAACGACAACCTGCCCGACGACGACTTCGGCTGGAACGGCCAACGTTCGCTGCGTTTGGGCGAAGCGGCGCTTTCCGCTATTTTGAGCGTGTTGCCGCAGCTGCGTTAA
- a CDS encoding transposase: protein MSDGLKTIPAVGSLTAAILTNYLLSGKFKNANQFTAFAGLNPQAKELGKSVKGKVKLTRYGNRRLRSALFMPAMVALRRGYFSALVNRLKAKNKPPMVILVAIMRKLAVIAFHLYRKGEKFDSERYKAA from the coding sequence ATTTCAGACGGCCTAAAAACCATTCCGGCAGTCGGCAGTCTGACCGCCGCTATACTCACAAACTACCTTTTAAGCGGCAAATTCAAAAACGCAAATCAATTTACCGCATTCGCCGGCTTGAATCCCCAAGCAAAAGAATTAGGCAAAAGCGTAAAAGGCAAGGTCAAACTAACCCGATACGGAAACAGGCGGCTGCGCTCCGCTCTCTTCATGCCCGCAATGGTAGCCTTAAGACGCGGCTATTTCTCCGCGCTCGTAAACCGTCTAAAAGCCAAAAACAAACCGCCGATGGTGATACTTGTTGCCATCATGCGCAAATTGGCCGTTATCGCATTTCACCTTTACAGAAAAGGCGAAAAGTTCGATTCCGAACGCTACAAAGCCGCGTAA
- a CDS encoding glutathione peroxidase → MTARLYDFVMKDAQGNNVALSAYAGKVLLIVNTATRCGLTPQYSELQTLYARYAGQGLEILDFPCNQFRNQAPETGSEIEQVCQTKFGTQFKIFGKIDVNGADAHPLYRYLKAQQPHDSGGGGIKGALLKLAALGSKREAGDIEWNFTKFLVDRNGRVVNRFAPAVAPLSIEGEIKSLL, encoded by the coding sequence ATGACCGCCCGACTCTATGATTTCGTGATGAAAGACGCACAAGGCAACAACGTGGCATTGTCTGCCTATGCCGGCAAAGTGCTGCTGATTGTCAACACCGCCACACGCTGCGGCCTCACCCCGCAATATAGCGAACTGCAAACCCTTTATGCCCGCTATGCCGGGCAGGGTTTGGAAATTCTCGATTTCCCCTGCAACCAGTTCCGCAATCAGGCGCCCGAGACCGGCAGCGAAATCGAGCAGGTGTGCCAAACCAAGTTCGGCACGCAGTTTAAGATTTTCGGCAAAATCGATGTGAACGGCGCCGATGCCCACCCGCTCTACCGCTACCTGAAAGCGCAGCAACCGCACGACAGCGGCGGGGGCGGCATAAAAGGCGCCCTGTTGAAGCTGGCCGCACTCGGCAGCAAGCGCGAAGCGGGCGATATCGAATGGAACTTCACCAAGTTTCTGGTTGACCGCAACGGCAGGGTTGTAAACCGCTTCGCGCCCGCAGTTGCCCCGCTTTCGATAGAAGGCGAAATCAAATCATTGCTTTAA
- a CDS encoding phosphoribosylaminoimidazolesuccinocarboxamide synthase codes for MSAISLKKIYSGKVRDLYEIDEKRMLMVASDRLSAFDVILDDPIPGKGEILTQISNFWFGKLAHIMPNHFTGDTVYDVLPEDEARALEKRAVIAKKLTPVKVEAIVRGYLAGSGWKDYRQTGTVCGIKLPEGLQEAQRLPEVIFTPSTKAAVGDHDENISFEECEAIIGKELAAEVRRKAIQLYTEAATYAETRGIIICDTKFEFGLDENGTLTLMDEVLTPDSSRFWPAGQYRVGTNPPSFDKQFVRDWLEQSGWNKQAPAPKVPDEIIRKTVEKYREALNLLTQD; via the coding sequence ATGTCTGCCATCAGCCTGAAAAAAATCTATTCCGGCAAAGTCCGCGACTTATACGAAATCGACGAAAAACGTATGCTTATGGTCGCTTCCGACCGCCTTTCCGCCTTCGATGTGATTCTCGACGACCCGATTCCCGGCAAAGGCGAAATCCTCACCCAGATTTCCAATTTCTGGTTCGGCAAACTCGCCCACATCATGCCCAACCACTTCACGGGCGACACTGTTTACGACGTGCTGCCGGAAGACGAAGCGCGTGCGTTGGAAAAACGTGCCGTGATCGCCAAAAAGCTCACGCCGGTTAAAGTGGAAGCCATCGTGCGCGGCTATCTGGCCGGCAGCGGCTGGAAAGACTACCGGCAAACCGGCACCGTGTGCGGCATCAAACTGCCCGAAGGCCTTCAGGAGGCGCAGCGGCTGCCCGAAGTGATTTTCACCCCCTCCACCAAAGCCGCCGTGGGCGATCACGACGAAAACATCAGCTTTGAAGAATGCGAAGCCATCATCGGCAAAGAGCTGGCCGCCGAAGTGCGCCGCAAAGCCATTCAGCTCTACACCGAAGCCGCCACATACGCCGAAACCCGCGGCATCATCATCTGCGACACCAAATTCGAGTTCGGCCTCGACGAAAACGGCACGCTGACGCTGATGGACGAAGTGCTTACGCCCGATTCGAGCCGCTTTTGGCCGGCCGGCCAATACCGCGTCGGCACCAATCCGCCCTCGTTCGACAAACAGTTCGTGCGCGACTGGCTGGAGCAAAGCGGCTGGAACAAACAGGCACCCGCACCGAAAGTGCCCGATGAAATCATCCGCAAAACGGTGGAAAAATACCGCGAAGCGCTGAACCTGCTCACACAGGATTAA
- a CDS encoding DUF2288 domain-containing protein — MNDNLLNDKLNLETARISWNELQPHFARGAAVYVSADLDLIQTARLMADDDAAALGELMKQGRFGVVSEEQAHRFLAANQAMWAVVVAPWVLVQPCTGE, encoded by the coding sequence ATGAACGACAACCTGCTCAACGACAAACTCAACCTCGAAACCGCCCGCATTTCATGGAACGAGCTGCAACCGCATTTCGCACGCGGCGCGGCGGTGTATGTGAGCGCCGATCTGGATCTGATTCAAACTGCCCGCCTGATGGCCGACGACGATGCCGCCGCATTGGGCGAACTGATGAAGCAGGGCAGGTTCGGTGTGGTTAGCGAAGAGCAGGCGCACCGCTTTCTGGCCGCCAACCAAGCCATGTGGGCGGTGGTGGTGGCGCCGTGGGTGCTGGTGCAGCCCTGCACCGGCGAATGA
- a CDS encoding cupin domain-containing carboxymuconolactone decarboxylase family protein — translation MAEQTVTSYNQHQWTAAPREHFSGAARFARLPEIPNSPNASAIVEFEAGAITDWHTHSHGQYLIVTEGEGRTQEWGKPVRIIKKGDVVWCPPNVKHWHGAGEHTAMSHIAVSPQAADNKPTWLERVQLPPTAAPDMAKHRQTTPLSAKQLAIVPIAALSAAGDSGRLKTAIERGLERGLTVNEIQEIFTHQSAYAGFPRALNGMNTLQAVLKERQARGIRDPQGKAAATPPDNTDYYALGRQTLQTLGSPAADSVIASHEGIDRALKAHLFGYLFARDNLNYVNRELGYRFHHRRAGQGRRPTTLTFGHHPTLGREQSTIAARV, via the coding sequence TTGGCGGAACAAACGGTTACATCTTATAACCAACATCAATGGACAGCCGCACCGCGCGAACATTTTTCAGGTGCGGCACGTTTTGCCAGGCTGCCTGAAATCCCGAATAGTCCAAATGCTTCAGCGATTGTAGAGTTTGAAGCGGGCGCCATCACCGATTGGCACACCCATTCGCACGGGCAGTATTTAATCGTTACCGAAGGCGAAGGGCGCACGCAGGAATGGGGCAAACCGGTTCGAATCATCAAAAAAGGCGACGTGGTGTGGTGTCCGCCCAATGTCAAACATTGGCACGGCGCGGGCGAGCACACCGCCATGAGCCATATCGCCGTCAGCCCGCAAGCTGCCGACAACAAACCCACTTGGCTGGAGCGCGTGCAACTGCCGCCCACCGCCGCACCCGATATGGCAAAACACCGGCAAACCACGCCGCTTTCCGCCAAACAGCTCGCCATCGTGCCGATTGCCGCCCTGTCTGCCGCAGGCGATAGCGGCCGTCTGAAAACCGCCATCGAACGCGGTTTGGAGCGGGGGCTGACGGTGAACGAGATTCAGGAAATCTTTACCCACCAATCCGCCTACGCCGGCTTTCCGCGCGCGCTCAACGGCATGAACACACTGCAAGCCGTGCTCAAAGAGCGGCAGGCGCGCGGCATCCGCGACCCGCAGGGCAAAGCCGCCGCTACACCGCCCGACAACACCGACTACTACGCACTCGGCCGGCAAACCCTGCAAACCTTGGGCTCGCCCGCCGCCGACAGCGTGATTGCCAGTCACGAAGGCATAGACCGCGCCCTCAAAGCGCATTTGTTCGGCTACCTGTTCGCCCGCGACAACCTGAATTACGTTAACCGCGAGCTGGGTTACCGTTTCCACCATCGCCGCGCTGGGCAAGGCAGACGCCCAACTACACTCACATTTGGGCATCACCCAACGCTTGGGCGTGAACAATCAACAATTGCAGCGCGTGTTTGA